Proteins from a genomic interval of Lolium perenne isolate Kyuss_39 chromosome 1, Kyuss_2.0, whole genome shotgun sequence:
- the LOC139833117 gene encoding uncharacterized protein, whose protein sequence is MTQLPVVTSTPLADIIRNRDATGRITKWAVELGVHNITYESRHAIKSQALADFLADWEEAQQPSSPADLKHWTLHYDGSKNLEGARAGVVLISPKGDIVRYVLQLRFEPCTNNMAEYEALLHGMRIAKEMGATRLRCLGDSDLVASQTSSTCDANMIAYKRAVDQAGTSFAGHVVEWVDRRKNEEADTMARLGSK, encoded by the exons atgaCTCAATTAcca GTGGTCACCTCAACGCCACTCGCCGATatcatccgcaaccgcgacgcaacCGGCCGGATCACCAAGTGGGCAGTTgaactcggcgtccacaacatcacgtACGAGTCGCGCCACGCTATCAAGTCCCAAGCGCTAGCCGACTTCCTCGCAGATTGGGAAGAAGCCCAGCAGCCGAGCTCCCCGGCGGACCTCAAGCATTGGACACTACACTACGACGGCTCCAAAAACCTCGAAGGAGCAAGAGCAGGGGTCGTCCTCATTTCGCCTAAAGGCGACATCGTGAGATACGTCCTGCAACTCCGattcgagccctgcaccaacaacatggctgAATACGAGGCACTCCTCCACGGCATGCGCATCGCgaaagagatgggcgcaacacgaCTGCGTTGCCTCGGCGACTCTGACCTCGTCGCCAGCCAGACGTCCAGCACCTgcgacgccaacatgatcgcctacAAGCGTGCGGTCGACCAGGCTGGCACCAGCTTTGCCGGCCACGTCGTCGAGtgggtcgacaggcgcaagaacgaagaagcagacacaATGGCCAGGCTCGGGTCCAAGTGA